The following is a genomic window from Candidatus Cloacimonadota bacterium.
ACTTTTCACGTATAAACAATAGGTTTTAACCAGTAGGGAATGTCATGCAACTCTTCTTAAAATCATACGGCACTTACCTTCATAAAGTTGGCGAACTCTTTGAGATGAGAATCGATGAGAAGAAGCAGAGAATATCGCCCAAAAGAATATCCTCGATCATCGTGGCAAATGCTGCACAAATAACTACCGACGCTATTCAACTCGCAATGGAATATAATATCGATATCGTGTTTATTGACCAATATGGAGATCCCTATGGAAGGATATGGTATCCAAAACTCGGAAGTACAACCTATATCAGAAGAAAACTGCTTGAAATTTATGATAAAGATGAAGGATTGGAAGCAGTAAAAATATGGATAGGTCGTAAGATACAAAATCAGATATCTTTTTTAAGACAATTAGTCAAAAAAAGAAATCAGCCACTTGTGGGCATTCATCAGAAAATCGAAGAGATGGTAAATCAAAAAAAGAAATTAACAGGGATCTCAGGTGTGATTGAAGAACGAAGGTTTAATGTATTGGGAACAGAAGGTAACGTCTCTCGTCTATATTTTGACGCAATCTCATTACTCCTTCCAAGGAAATACAAGTTCCATGGCAGGAGCTTTCGTCCTGCAAAAGATCAATTTAATGCAGTTCTGAATTATGGATATGGTATGCTTTACAGCAAGGTTGAGAAGGCGTTGATCATTGCTGGACTCGATCCTTATATAGGAATTCTTCATACTGATAATTATAACAAAAAATCATTGGTTTTTGATATGATAGAACCGTACAGAATATTGGTTGAAAGACCGATCTTTTATCAATTTTCCAGAAGAAAAATCAATGATTGTTATTTTACCGTGGAAAAACAAGGATTTCAACTAAATGATGAAGGAAAACAGTATATTGTTCCCATCATTCTAGAGGAATTCGATCAAATCATCAGATATAAAAACCGTAATCTAAAACAAATTGATATGATACAAGCTGATGCCCACGCATTTGCTAATTATTTGATTG
Proteins encoded in this region:
- the cas1 gene encoding CRISPR-associated endonuclease Cas1 — protein: MQLFLKSYGTYLHKVGELFEMRIDEKKQRISPKRISSIIVANAAQITTDAIQLAMEYNIDIVFIDQYGDPYGRIWYPKLGSTTYIRRKLLEIYDKDEGLEAVKIWIGRKIQNQISFLRQLVKKRNQPLVGIHQKIEEMVNQKKKLTGISGVIEERRFNVLGTEGNVSRLYFDAISLLLPRKYKFHGRSFRPAKDQFNAVLNYGYGMLYSKVEKALIIAGLDPYIGILHTDNYNKKSLVFDMIEPYRILVERPIFYQFSRRKINDCYFTVEKQGFQLNDEGKQYIVPIILEEFDQIIRYKNRNLKQIDMIQADAHAFANYLIGKRKDF